The genomic segment AAAAAGGAACATCTGGTTTTGCCGTTATGGCAGAAGCGGAAAATGGGAAGGATGCCCTGCATTATCTGCGCACGGAAATGCCTGATTTGATTGTGACAGATATCCGCATGCGGGAAGTCGACGGCTTGGCGCTGATCGGGAAAATTCGGGAGATGTATGAGGAGTTGCCGATCGTGATTATTAGTGGCTATGGTGATTTTCACTACGCACAGAAAGCATTGAAGTACAAAGTCTCCGACTATCTTTTGAAGCCTATTGATCGATTAGAACTGATAAGCACGCTCGCAAAAATCAGGCAAGTGTTGGATCGCAAAAAGAAAGTCCGGGAAGAAGAAAACACTGTCGACGGCAGCCACAGAGAAGAAAGACAAATCATTCGCAAGGTAAAAGCATTCATTCACGATCATTTGGACGGGGATCTGAGACTCCAGACGCTGGCGGAGTCTGTTCATTTGAATCCGATTTATTTGAGTCAATTGTTCAAGACCGAGACGGGGGAAAATGTTTCTGACTACATCACGCAGGTGAGGATGAACCGCGCCAAGCAGCTGTTATACGAGACGAGGCTGAAGGTGTATGATATCGCCCGCTTAGTAGGGTATCAGAGCGCGAAGCATTTCATGCTGGTATTCAAAAAGGAAGTCGGGATGACACCCGGAGGCTACCGAGACAGCGTAGGTACTGAAGATCTTTAAATCTCATACCAAATCTAAATACCGCGTGATTTATCTTACTATTCACTCAATTCTATACTGGTGACAGGGAAAACAGATAAGGAGGTACGCCATGAAAAAGGCAATCCTGTTGGCATTGTCTACTGCTTTGACAGCGTTTACATTTGGGTGCAGCAACACCGCGACAACTCCCGGTGACTCCACAACGGGCAAGAAAGAAGCAGTCGAGCTTACGTTTTTGACATGGGGCAACCAAGCCCACCTGGACCTGTATACGAAGCTCTCTGAAAAATTTACCCAACAAAACCCGACCATCAAGGTGAAGCTGGAATCTGTGCCATTCCCCGATTACCAGCAAAAGGTGACGGTGCTGGCTGCTGGTCAGGAGCTGCCTGACATCGGGTGGGTGTCTGAGAGAATGGTCCCGCAGTTTATGGAGAATGGGATATTGGAAGATGTCTCGGATGTAAAGAACGATGCTGCTTTTAAGCTGGACGACTTTATTCCGTCGACGCTTGAGCTGTTCCAAAAAGACGACAAATTGTACGGACTGCCGTTTTCTACCCCGCCTACCGTGATGTTTTACAACAAAGACTTGTTTGACAAGGCAGGCCTGAAATCGCCGAACGAACTAGCGAAAGAAGGAAAATGGACGTGGGAGGAGTTCGAAAAGTCGGCACAAGCGATCTCGAGCGGAACCGGGGTGAGCAAAATCTACGGGGCCAACTTCTTCCGTGATTGGAAAACGTGGATCATCCTGTCTTCCTATTCATGGTCAAATGGCAGCGGCCCGTTCAACAAAGAAATGAATCAGTTTACGTGGAATGACCAATACGGGGTGGAGACACTCAGCATGCTCCAACGGATGATGTTTACCGATGGGTCGCATCCGAAGGCGGGAGAGCAAGTCAGCTTTGAATCAGGCAAAATTGGCATGTTCTTTGATGTGTACAGCTACGTTTCGAAGGCACGGACGATCAAGGACTTTAAGTGGGACATTGCTCCGATGCCAGCGGGTTCACAAGGCTCGGCACCGATGCTTGGTCAGGCAGGGTATTCGATTTTCAAAGGAACCAAACATTTGGAGGAGACTAAGCTATTCCTCAAGTTTCTCGCGAGTGAGCAGGGTGTCCAGGAGACCTCGACGTACTTTGTACCGCCGCGTTTGTCTGTTCTAAATTCCGATCCGTTTTTGAATGTTCCAGGCAACCCAGACCCTGCACACATCAAGCAGGCGGTTATCGACGAAATGCCTAAGGCACATCTGCAACCAGGGCATGTGGACTGGCAAAAAATCGACACGACGATACTGGCTGGATTTGATCAATTATTTGGTCAAACGGCACAGCCTGCGGATATCGTGAAGGCGCTGGAAGAGAAAGTCAATCCGA from the Brevibacillus brevis genome contains:
- a CDS encoding response regulator transcription factor produces the protein MYKVLLVEDERMIREGLKMLIEKGTSGFAVMAEAENGKDALHYLRTEMPDLIVTDIRMREVDGLALIGKIREMYEELPIVIISGYGDFHYAQKALKYKVSDYLLKPIDRLELISTLAKIRQVLDRKKKVREEENTVDGSHREERQIIRKVKAFIHDHLDGDLRLQTLAESVHLNPIYLSQLFKTETGENVSDYITQVRMNRAKQLLYETRLKVYDIARLVGYQSAKHFMLVFKKEVGMTPGGYRDSVGTEDL
- a CDS encoding ABC transporter substrate-binding protein, which translates into the protein MKKAILLALSTALTAFTFGCSNTATTPGDSTTGKKEAVELTFLTWGNQAHLDLYTKLSEKFTQQNPTIKVKLESVPFPDYQQKVTVLAAGQELPDIGWVSERMVPQFMENGILEDVSDVKNDAAFKLDDFIPSTLELFQKDDKLYGLPFSTPPTVMFYNKDLFDKAGLKSPNELAKEGKWTWEEFEKSAQAISSGTGVSKIYGANFFRDWKTWIILSSYSWSNGSGPFNKEMNQFTWNDQYGVETLSMLQRMMFTDGSHPKAGEQVSFESGKIGMFFDVYSYVSKARTIKDFKWDIAPMPAGSQGSAPMLGQAGYSIFKGTKHLEETKLFLKFLASEQGVQETSTYFVPPRLSVLNSDPFLNVPGNPDPAHIKQAVIDEMPKAHLQPGHVDWQKIDTTILAGFDQLFGQTAQPADIVKALEEKVNPIMKK